The following proteins come from a genomic window of Stigmatella erecta:
- a CDS encoding aromatic ring-hydroxylating dioxygenase subunit alpha, with the protein MSPRDEARAPGAPAGNISVVRLPDCWFILCASGELGGKPLMRTLQGTPLVLFRGEGGRPAALLDRCPHRNIPLSLGRVVEGQLQCGYHGWRFDAAGECRAIPGLSGETRAKARCAASYATREQDGFVWVYSTPGVEPTSEPYRFPLLEAPGYSTVRRVVRAPGSLHASLENTLDVPHTAFLHGGLFRTAKKSNEIEVVVRRGADRVEAEYIGEPRPPGLVGRVLAPGGGVVQHFDRFLMPSIAQVEYRIGAESHLMVSSAMTPVSDWDTLIYAVVTFRLPIPHWLVKPFLTPVAMHIFSQDSRILKQQTDTIHRFGTELYVSTELDVLGPAILRLLRSAGRQKAASPLEPEPEQETRLKMLV; encoded by the coding sequence ATGAGTCCTCGTGACGAGGCACGGGCGCCTGGCGCGCCGGCCGGCAACATCTCCGTGGTCCGGCTGCCGGACTGCTGGTTCATCCTCTGCGCGTCGGGAGAGCTGGGCGGCAAGCCGCTCATGCGCACCCTGCAGGGCACCCCGCTCGTGCTCTTCCGGGGGGAGGGGGGGCGGCCCGCCGCGCTCCTGGACCGGTGTCCCCACCGCAACATCCCGCTGTCGCTGGGGCGTGTCGTGGAGGGCCAGCTCCAGTGCGGCTACCACGGGTGGCGCTTCGACGCGGCCGGGGAGTGCCGCGCCATTCCCGGGCTGAGCGGGGAGACGCGCGCCAAGGCCCGCTGCGCGGCCTCCTATGCCACGCGCGAGCAGGACGGGTTCGTCTGGGTGTACTCGACGCCCGGCGTGGAGCCCACCTCGGAGCCCTACCGCTTCCCGCTGCTGGAGGCGCCCGGCTACAGCACCGTGCGCCGCGTGGTGCGCGCCCCGGGCTCCCTGCACGCCTCGCTGGAGAACACGCTGGATGTGCCGCACACCGCGTTCCTGCACGGGGGGCTGTTCCGCACCGCGAAGAAGAGCAACGAAATCGAGGTGGTGGTGCGCCGGGGCGCGGACCGGGTGGAGGCCGAGTACATCGGCGAGCCGCGCCCCCCGGGGCTCGTGGGCCGGGTGCTGGCCCCGGGCGGCGGGGTGGTGCAGCACTTCGACCGGTTCCTGATGCCGTCCATTGCCCAGGTGGAGTACCGCATCGGCGCGGAGAGCCACCTGATGGTCAGCTCCGCGATGACGCCGGTGTCCGACTGGGACACGCTCATCTACGCGGTGGTGACGTTCCGGCTGCCCATTCCCCACTGGCTGGTGAAGCCGTTCCTCACCCCCGTGGCGATGCACATCTTCTCGCAGGACTCGCGCATCCTGAAGCAGCAGACGGACACCATCCACCGCTTCGGCACCGAGCTGTACGTCTCCACCGAGCTGGACGTGCTGGGCCCCGCCATCCTGCGGCTGCTGCGCTCCGCGGGCCGGCAGAAGGCGGCGTCTCCTCTGGAGCCCGAGCCGGAGCAGGAGACGCGGCTGAAGATGCTCGTGTGA
- a CDS encoding DUF2171 domain-containing protein encodes MVDAKQVQPKMPVICSNNVPFARVDHMDGSDTIKLARDENGEHHYIPLSWVQSVDESGIHLDRPGKDAMKQWSTEPLH; translated from the coding sequence ATGGTCGACGCCAAGCAGGTACAGCCCAAGATGCCGGTGATTTGCTCGAACAACGTCCCCTTTGCCCGGGTGGACCACATGGACGGCAGCGACACCATCAAGCTCGCCCGCGACGAGAACGGCGAGCACCACTACATCCCCCTGTCCTGGGTGCAGTCGGTCGATGAGTCCGGCATCCACCTGGACCGTCCGGGCAAGGACGCCATGAAGCAGTGGTCCACCGAACCGCTGCACTGA
- a CDS encoding endo-1,4-beta-xylanase — protein sequence MARPLPLFVTLCLAACGGPEGLWEPEAQAPGGVQAAEAVAVGGGLKTLAATHGITFGGVAKRSAIDTDAPFRGTLTREFNLVTPENELKMKFIQPNRRDEFLWGDADTLVNYARTNGLALHGHTLVWYKVPAWVDSTALSEREAVMKNFITTVATRYKGKVWAWDVVNEAFNDDGSYRDSVWYQAMGTGFVDKAFWTARTADPAAKLVYNDYGIETINAKSDAVYAMIKGLLAKGVPFDGLAFQMHIKQKGINYQSFADNMRRFAALGIQLYVSEMDVATDSHPATAADLAAQADVYWNILDRVLQQPAVKAFQLWGVTDKYTWLPNNDPLIFDASYNAKPAYAALEHRLQTGGFSGRYTLVNKRTGKALHVAGSAQTNAAALVQYELNEGWAAQQWSFNYVGGRSYQVLNHHSGLAMKVKDGSTQEGAVLEQYTPDVSLDSAQWELIAAGNGYHALRNKRSQRLLVAFPGENNTPVQQYSPYVPTAEFTDSQLWTLRRVP from the coding sequence ATGGCCCGCCCCCTGCCCCTGTTCGTCACGCTCTGCCTCGCGGCCTGCGGAGGACCGGAAGGGCTGTGGGAGCCGGAGGCGCAGGCCCCGGGGGGCGTGCAGGCAGCGGAGGCCGTGGCGGTGGGCGGGGGGCTCAAGACGCTGGCGGCCACCCACGGCATCACCTTTGGCGGGGTGGCCAAGCGCTCGGCGATCGACACCGACGCGCCCTTCCGCGGCACGTTGACGCGCGAGTTCAACCTGGTCACCCCCGAGAACGAGCTGAAGATGAAGTTCATCCAGCCCAACCGGCGGGACGAGTTCCTCTGGGGGGATGCCGACACGCTGGTGAACTACGCGCGCACCAACGGCCTGGCCCTGCATGGCCACACGCTCGTCTGGTACAAGGTGCCGGCCTGGGTGGACAGCACGGCCCTGAGCGAGCGCGAGGCGGTGATGAAGAACTTCATCACCACCGTGGCCACCCGCTACAAGGGCAAGGTCTGGGCGTGGGACGTGGTCAACGAGGCCTTCAACGACGATGGCTCGTACCGCGACTCCGTCTGGTACCAGGCCATGGGCACGGGCTTCGTGGACAAGGCCTTCTGGACGGCGCGCACCGCGGACCCGGCCGCCAAGCTCGTCTACAACGACTACGGCATCGAGACGATCAACGCCAAGTCCGACGCCGTGTACGCGATGATCAAAGGCCTGCTCGCCAAGGGCGTGCCCTTCGATGGCCTCGCCTTCCAGATGCACATCAAGCAGAAGGGCATCAACTACCAGAGCTTCGCGGACAACATGCGGCGCTTCGCCGCGCTGGGCATCCAGCTCTACGTGAGCGAGATGGACGTGGCCACCGACAGCCACCCGGCCACCGCCGCGGACCTGGCGGCGCAGGCGGACGTGTACTGGAACATCCTCGACCGGGTGCTCCAGCAGCCCGCCGTGAAGGCCTTCCAGCTCTGGGGCGTCACCGACAAGTACACGTGGCTGCCCAACAATGATCCGCTCATCTTCGATGCGTCCTACAACGCGAAGCCCGCCTACGCGGCGCTGGAGCACCGGCTGCAGACCGGCGGCTTTTCGGGGCGCTACACCCTGGTGAACAAGCGCACCGGCAAGGCGCTGCACGTGGCGGGCAGCGCGCAGACCAACGCGGCGGCCCTGGTGCAGTACGAGCTGAACGAGGGCTGGGCCGCCCAGCAGTGGAGCTTCAACTACGTGGGGGGCCGCTCCTACCAGGTGCTCAACCACCACAGCGGGCTGGCGATGAAGGTGAAGGATGGCTCCACCCAGGAGGGGGCCGTCCTGGAGCAGTACACCCCGGACGTGTCCCTGGACAGCGCGCAGTGGGAGCTCATCGCCGCGGGCAACGGCTACCACGCCCTGCGCAACAAGCGCAGCCAGCGCCTGCTGGTGGCCTTCCCCGGGGAGAACAACACCCCGGTCCAGCAGTACAGCCCCTACGTGCCCACGGCGGAGTTCACCGACAGCCAGCTGTGGACCCTGCGCCGCGTGCCGTGA
- a CDS encoding hybrid sensor histidine kinase/response regulator — MTSVSSPPPQDSAAQRQAEAHLRERDEQLRLAQQAGGIGAFAVDVRTDVMSTTPEFCRIFGVDVVEAMSPRQIEALILPEDAVIASSTRTRTEGTVPSQAEYRIRHAQTGEVRWISRRAEFVRDAEGRPVRLVGIVQDVTERRQAEDALRAANERVQLALNAGAVLGTWVWDIPAVRITVDALFAKAFGLTPVRASQDVSVQVLSASIHPEDFPRVEALVTQTVEKGRPLRVEFRARQSDGAYLWLEANGHCEHDAQGKPLRFPGILLNIDERKRAELRQTALSELGERLRALDSTADIAAVAMEAVGRHCGVLRAGYCRVSESPARLEAERDWVAVPEAAGLAGTYRFEDLGPVLEELQRGEPVVIPDVEADPRTAGQVATLHAYGIRALLIVPLCERGRLAATLYLYGQEVRPWPQEDIQFVSNVADRIWAVSERLKVMADLRRANETLEQRVAQRTRERDRIWNVSQDLQIVADFEGRILSANPAWTAVLGWAPEELVGKTTAWLEHPADQARTRAEVARLAGNHRSMAFENSLRHKDGSYRLLSWMAVPVPEDASIYAVARDITAQRQTEEQLRQAQKMEAVGNLTGGVAHDFNNLLQVIGGNLQLLEREVAAHEQGLRRVRTALGAVDRGAKLASQLLAFSRRQPLQPLVLHLGRLVRGMDDLLRRALGEDVEVETVVTGGLWNTFADPNQLENVILNLAINARDAMTGHGRLTLEVNNAVLDEPYAQRHPEAVPGPYVMLAVSDTGSGMPPEVLARAFEPFFTTKSEGRGTGLGLSMVYGFVKQSGGHVKIYSEPGHGTSVKVYLPRAFQAEAPLTEPPAGPIEGGTETVLVVEDDAEVRATVVEMLSELGYRILKAVDAQSALAIVQSGLQVDLLLTDVVMPGPLRSPDMARQAKALLPDLEVLFSSGYSENAIVHGGRLDPGVNLLSKPYRREDLARKVRGLLNARARRREGLAPQEAREQAQPGWARPQAAPQRLRVLLVEDDADIRASASELLSFLGHEVLAVENAEEARGALVADAFDVLFTDVTLPGMSGVDLAREAVRRRAGLRIVIASGHGHAALDDGGPRLEGVVVLPKPYALAQIQRALAQVLSAR, encoded by the coding sequence ATGACTTCCGTCTCCTCTCCCCCGCCGCAGGACAGCGCCGCCCAGCGGCAGGCCGAGGCGCACCTCCGGGAGCGGGATGAGCAGCTGCGCCTGGCCCAGCAGGCGGGCGGCATTGGCGCCTTCGCGGTGGACGTCCGGACCGACGTGATGTCCACGACCCCGGAGTTCTGCCGCATCTTCGGGGTGGACGTGGTGGAGGCGATGTCCCCGCGGCAGATCGAAGCCCTCATCCTTCCCGAGGATGCGGTGATTGCCTCCAGCACGCGCACGCGGACCGAGGGCACGGTGCCCTCCCAGGCCGAGTACCGGATCCGCCATGCCCAGACGGGCGAGGTGCGGTGGATCTCCCGGCGGGCGGAGTTCGTCCGGGATGCCGAGGGCCGGCCCGTGCGGCTGGTGGGCATTGTCCAGGACGTGACCGAGCGCCGGCAGGCCGAGGATGCGCTGCGCGCGGCCAACGAGCGGGTTCAGCTCGCGCTCAACGCGGGCGCCGTGCTCGGCACCTGGGTCTGGGACATTCCCGCCGTCCGGATCACCGTGGATGCCCTCTTCGCGAAGGCCTTCGGGCTCACGCCCGTGCGGGCCTCCCAGGATGTGAGCGTCCAGGTGCTGTCGGCCTCCATCCATCCCGAGGACTTTCCCCGCGTGGAGGCGCTCGTCACCCAGACGGTGGAGAAGGGCCGGCCGCTGCGCGTCGAGTTCCGGGCCCGGCAGTCCGATGGGGCCTATCTCTGGCTGGAGGCCAACGGCCACTGCGAGCATGACGCGCAGGGCAAGCCCCTGCGCTTTCCGGGGATCCTGCTCAACATCGACGAGCGGAAGCGGGCGGAGCTTCGCCAGACGGCCCTCTCCGAGCTGGGCGAGCGGCTCCGGGCGCTGGACAGCACCGCGGACATCGCCGCGGTGGCCATGGAGGCGGTGGGGCGCCACTGTGGTGTCCTGCGCGCGGGGTACTGCCGGGTCAGCGAGTCCCCGGCGCGCCTGGAGGCCGAGCGGGACTGGGTGGCCGTGCCCGAGGCGGCGGGCCTGGCCGGCACCTACCGGTTCGAGGACCTCGGGCCGGTCCTGGAGGAGCTCCAGCGGGGCGAGCCCGTCGTCATCCCGGACGTGGAGGCGGATCCGAGGACCGCCGGCCAGGTGGCCACCCTGCACGCGTACGGCATCCGGGCGCTGCTCATCGTGCCGCTGTGCGAACGGGGGCGCCTGGCCGCCACGCTGTACCTGTACGGCCAGGAGGTCCGCCCCTGGCCGCAGGAGGACATCCAGTTCGTGTCCAACGTGGCGGACCGCATCTGGGCGGTCAGCGAGCGCTTGAAGGTGATGGCGGATCTGCGGCGCGCCAACGAGACGCTCGAGCAGCGGGTGGCGCAGCGCACGCGCGAGCGGGACCGCATCTGGAACGTCTCCCAGGACCTGCAGATCGTGGCGGACTTCGAGGGCCGCATTCTCAGCGCGAACCCGGCCTGGACCGCCGTCCTCGGCTGGGCTCCGGAGGAGCTGGTGGGGAAGACCACGGCGTGGCTCGAACACCCGGCGGACCAGGCGAGGACCCGCGCCGAGGTGGCGCGCCTGGCGGGGAACCACCGGTCGATGGCCTTCGAGAACTCCCTGCGCCACAAGGACGGCTCCTACCGGCTGCTGTCCTGGATGGCGGTGCCCGTGCCCGAGGACGCCTCCATCTATGCTGTCGCGCGCGACATCACCGCGCAGCGGCAGACCGAGGAGCAGCTGCGGCAGGCCCAGAAGATGGAGGCGGTCGGCAACCTCACGGGCGGCGTGGCGCATGACTTCAACAACCTGCTGCAAGTCATCGGCGGCAACCTCCAGCTCCTGGAGCGCGAGGTGGCCGCCCACGAGCAGGGCCTGCGCCGGGTGCGGACGGCCCTGGGCGCCGTCGATCGCGGCGCGAAGCTCGCCTCCCAGCTGCTCGCCTTCTCCCGGCGGCAGCCGCTGCAGCCGCTGGTGCTGCACCTGGGCCGGCTGGTGCGGGGGATGGATGACCTGCTGCGCCGCGCGCTGGGCGAGGACGTGGAGGTGGAGACCGTCGTGACGGGCGGCCTGTGGAACACGTTCGCGGACCCCAACCAGCTCGAGAACGTCATCCTCAACCTGGCCATCAACGCCCGGGATGCCATGACGGGCCATGGGCGGTTGACCCTGGAGGTCAACAACGCCGTGCTCGATGAGCCCTATGCCCAGCGCCACCCGGAGGCCGTGCCGGGCCCGTACGTGATGCTGGCCGTGTCCGACACGGGCAGTGGCATGCCGCCCGAGGTGCTGGCGCGGGCCTTCGAGCCCTTCTTCACCACCAAGTCCGAGGGCCGCGGCACCGGCCTGGGCCTGAGCATGGTGTACGGCTTCGTCAAGCAGAGCGGCGGCCACGTGAAGATCTACAGCGAGCCGGGGCACGGCACGTCCGTCAAGGTCTACCTGCCCCGCGCGTTCCAGGCCGAGGCGCCGCTCACCGAGCCCCCGGCGGGGCCCATCGAGGGCGGCACCGAGACGGTGCTGGTGGTGGAGGACGACGCCGAGGTGCGCGCCACGGTGGTGGAGATGCTGAGCGAGCTGGGCTACCGCATCCTCAAGGCCGTGGATGCGCAGAGCGCGCTGGCCATCGTCCAGAGCGGCCTGCAGGTGGATCTGCTGCTCACCGACGTGGTGATGCCCGGGCCCCTGCGCAGCCCCGACATGGCGCGGCAGGCCAAGGCCCTGCTGCCGGACCTGGAGGTGCTCTTCAGCTCGGGCTACTCGGAGAACGCCATCGTGCACGGGGGCCGGTTGGATCCGGGCGTGAACCTGCTGAGCAAGCCCTACCGGCGGGAGGATCTGGCCCGCAAGGTGCGCGGCCTGCTCAACGCCCGGGCGCGGCGGCGCGAGGGGCTGGCCCCGCAGGAGGCCCGGGAGCAGGCCCAGCCCGGGTGGGCGCGCCCCCAGGCGGCGCCCCAGCGGCTGCGGGTGCTGCTGGTGGAGGACGATGCGGACATCCGCGCCTCGGCGAGCGAGCTGCTGAGCTTCCTGGGCCACGAGGTGCTGGCGGTGGAGAACGCCGAGGAGGCCCGGGGGGCGCTGGTGGCGGACGCCTTCGATGTGCTGTTCACGGACGTGACGCTGCCGGGCATGTCCGGCGTGGACCTGGCGCGCGAGGCGGTGCGGCGGCGGGCCGGGCTGCGGATTGTCATCGCCTCGGGGCACGGGCACGCGGCGCTCGATGATGGCGGGCCCCGGCTCGAGGGGGTGGTGGTGCTGCCCAAGCCCTATGCGCTGGCGCAGATCCAGCGGGCGCTGGCGCAGGTGCTGAGCGCCCGCTGA
- a CDS encoding M14 family metallopeptidase, protein MPSHSAAFVALAALSLSPLAHAHSHSKDATLVAKVSFASREDLNGLAEKLDLTAAVDNEQRTVEALLSQAEFDALVASGRKVELLEEQTRILNAPREQDMRLQGISGYSCYRTVTETYAAMVRLESTYPNLAEWKDIGDTWDKATAGGAAGDDLRVLILTNKSRPGPKPRFFLMGGIHAREYTTAELATRFAEQLASRYGTDADATWLLDHHELHVVVQANPDGRRIAETGASKRKNTNTTQGSCNATTWGVDLNRNSSFDWGGAGASTSFCNETYRGRAAASEPEVQALQSYIRSLFPDQRGTGSTDAAPADATGLLISLHSYGGYVLYPWGATTTPPPNATQLRTLGRKFNYFNGYQACQVASCLYAATGSTDAFSYGELGVASYTFEMGSAFFESCSNFENTIVPKNLGALYYAFKAARRPYQVGAGPDATTLALSASTVAQGTNVTLTARADDTRYGTNGGTEASQAIRAARYSIDAPSWVSGTATYAMNPVDGAFNATAEAVQATVFTAGLAPGRHTLFVEAQDSQGNWGVPSAVFLTVQ, encoded by the coding sequence ATGCCGTCACACTCCGCAGCGTTCGTCGCCCTGGCCGCGCTTTCCCTCTCCCCTCTGGCCCACGCCCACTCCCACTCCAAGGACGCCACCCTCGTGGCCAAGGTGTCCTTCGCCTCCCGGGAGGACCTCAACGGGCTGGCCGAGAAGCTGGATCTCACCGCCGCCGTGGACAATGAGCAGCGCACCGTGGAGGCGCTCCTGTCCCAAGCGGAGTTCGATGCCCTGGTGGCCTCCGGGCGCAAGGTGGAGCTGCTCGAGGAGCAGACGCGGATCCTGAATGCGCCCCGGGAGCAGGACATGCGCCTCCAGGGCATCTCCGGCTACTCGTGCTACCGCACCGTGACCGAGACCTATGCGGCCATGGTCCGGCTGGAGAGCACCTACCCGAACCTCGCCGAGTGGAAGGACATCGGGGACACCTGGGACAAGGCGACCGCCGGGGGCGCCGCGGGGGATGACCTGCGGGTCCTGATTCTCACCAACAAGTCGCGCCCCGGCCCCAAGCCGCGCTTCTTCCTCATGGGCGGCATCCACGCCCGCGAGTACACCACCGCGGAGCTGGCCACGCGCTTCGCCGAGCAGCTCGCCTCGCGCTACGGCACGGACGCCGACGCCACGTGGCTGCTCGACCACCACGAGCTGCACGTGGTGGTGCAGGCCAACCCCGATGGCCGCCGCATCGCCGAGACGGGCGCCTCCAAGCGCAAGAACACCAACACCACCCAGGGCTCGTGCAACGCCACCACGTGGGGCGTGGACCTCAACCGCAACAGCAGCTTCGACTGGGGCGGCGCCGGCGCCAGCACCAGCTTCTGCAACGAGACGTACCGGGGCCGCGCCGCCGCCTCCGAGCCCGAGGTCCAGGCGCTGCAGAGCTACATCCGCTCCCTCTTCCCTGACCAGCGCGGCACGGGCTCCACGGACGCCGCGCCCGCGGATGCCACCGGCCTGCTGATCAGCCTCCACAGCTACGGCGGCTACGTGCTCTATCCCTGGGGCGCCACCACCACGCCGCCCCCCAACGCCACCCAGCTGCGGACCCTGGGGCGCAAGTTCAACTACTTCAACGGCTACCAGGCCTGCCAGGTGGCCTCGTGCCTCTACGCGGCCACCGGCTCCACGGATGCGTTCTCCTATGGTGAGCTGGGCGTCGCCTCCTACACCTTCGAGATGGGCAGTGCCTTCTTCGAGAGCTGCTCCAACTTCGAGAACACCATCGTCCCGAAGAACCTGGGGGCGCTCTACTACGCCTTCAAGGCCGCGCGCCGTCCCTACCAGGTGGGCGCGGGCCCCGATGCCACCACGCTCGCGCTGTCGGCGAGCACCGTCGCCCAGGGCACGAACGTGACGCTCACCGCCCGCGCGGATGACACCCGCTACGGCACCAACGGCGGCACCGAGGCCTCGCAGGCCATCCGCGCCGCGCGCTACTCCATCGACGCGCCCTCCTGGGTGTCTGGCACGGCCACCTACGCGATGAACCCGGTGGATGGGGCCTTCAACGCCACCGCCGAGGCCGTGCAGGCCACCGTCTTCACCGCGGGGCTGGCCCCCGGCCGGCACACGCTCTTCGTCGAGGCCCAGGACAGCCAGGGCAACTGGGGCGTGCCCTCGGCCGTCTTCCTGACCGTGCAGTGA